One Archangium lipolyticum DNA segment encodes these proteins:
- a CDS encoding periplasmic substrate-binding domain-containing protein — MTLRHALASLLLLGAAPSLAAGRVPYGGELRVAYTAPAEPAEPALADTPTEATLLGLLSRPACHLTPDGHASPALAREVSRPSSQVVHLVLPSPAQASALTRAWTRLIGPEAASPYRALLYPLRGEGRQLSATGDTLELALSFPWPDLERALCHPALAPPRTVPAALAPFSSAGPNAVEARLAWTGGRPYVDRLRLTRTDERGLSRLWSTQEAQVVLGVIPDAGTPSGAALYATYLAWSPRRVPPDFRQAVESAIDREDLTRLFVRGPAVPMPHLLPPALLPQAQAPRPTTPPQPQAGRKVTLLYDTTSEDQRAVAERLQVRLHDRGYAVALEPLPRAELRARWAKGDYELMLHSLLLPPVPGPALAVVLDAAGRKDLLGVELPRIGALPDPAARDTRARERALALALSVPMLPLYAQGLALRAAPEVGGLTFDAQGLPLLDGAWLQPAAAGVPGARR; from the coding sequence ATGACGCTCCGCCACGCCCTCGCCAGCCTCCTCCTGCTCGGCGCCGCGCCGTCGCTCGCCGCCGGCCGCGTCCCCTACGGAGGCGAGCTGCGCGTCGCCTACACCGCCCCCGCCGAGCCCGCGGAACCGGCTCTCGCCGACACGCCCACCGAGGCCACCCTCCTCGGCCTGCTGTCCCGACCCGCCTGCCACCTGACGCCGGACGGGCACGCCTCGCCCGCGCTCGCCCGCGAGGTGTCACGCCCCTCCTCGCAGGTGGTGCACCTCGTGCTGCCCTCGCCCGCGCAGGCCAGTGCGCTCACCCGCGCCTGGACGCGGCTCATCGGCCCCGAGGCCGCCTCGCCCTACCGCGCCCTCCTCTATCCGCTGCGAGGCGAGGGCCGGCAGCTCTCCGCCACCGGGGACACCCTGGAGCTGGCGCTCTCCTTCCCGTGGCCGGACCTGGAGCGCGCGCTGTGCCACCCCGCGCTCGCTCCGCCGCGCACCGTCCCCGCGGCTCTCGCCCCCTTCTCCTCCGCCGGCCCCAACGCCGTGGAAGCACGGCTCGCCTGGACCGGGGGCCGGCCGTACGTGGACCGGCTGCGCCTGACCCGCACCGACGAGCGCGGCCTGTCGCGCCTGTGGTCGACGCAGGAGGCCCAGGTGGTGCTCGGCGTCATCCCCGACGCGGGCACGCCCTCCGGCGCGGCGCTGTACGCCACCTACCTGGCCTGGTCCCCCCGGCGCGTGCCGCCGGACTTCCGCCAGGCGGTGGAGAGCGCCATCGACCGGGAGGACCTCACGCGCCTCTTCGTGCGCGGGCCAGCGGTGCCCATGCCGCACCTGTTGCCTCCGGCCCTGCTCCCGCAGGCGCAAGCCCCCCGCCCCACGACGCCGCCGCAGCCCCAGGCCGGCCGCAAGGTGACGCTCCTCTACGACACGACGAGCGAGGACCAACGCGCGGTGGCCGAGCGCCTCCAGGTGAGGCTGCACGACCGGGGTTACGCGGTGGCCCTGGAGCCCCTGCCACGCGCCGAGCTGCGCGCCCGTTGGGCGAAGGGGGACTACGAGCTGATGCTGCACTCGCTGCTGCTGCCGCCCGTACCGGGCCCGGCCCTGGCCGTGGTGCTGGACGCCGCGGGCCGGAAGGACCTGCTCGGGGTGGAGCTGCCGCGCATCGGTGCCCTGCCGGACCCGGCGGCGCGTGACACGAGGGCGCGCGAGCGGGCACTGGCGCTCGCCCTCTCCGTGCCGATGTTGCCCCTCTACGCGCAGGGGCTGGCGCTGCGCGCGGCGCCGGAGGTGGGGGGACTCACCTTCGATGCCCAGGGACTGCCCCTGCTGGACGGTGCCTGGCTCCAGCCGGCCGCGGCGGGTGTTCCGGGAGCCCGGAGATGA
- a CDS encoding FG-GAP repeat domain-containing protein — translation MSRALAAALLLAALPAPAANPLAPQPAPGAPSTPAAPALERLAQAVAADVRSVQPEPPVALHLSGGAPELRRAFGTLLASRLASARLGPVVLEAPSPEAAEALAREQGARALVRLTLGVEGGELRAHGDVFGTWVNFWSGRMATRAPSPGAALAQSVEADAAALALAAVEPPRTQTPLPEEPRPLRLLGAVLARLPSPPAALAAGDLDGDGKDEVAALTERSVFVFAADGRLVAERSLAALPPGPAPTREPFGALAILSGPPRLAAFSTRFAQGEVLALAGGALNVVSRLDAPQLAPDARGGFVPGQTAFAPEVRLGGTALPGVPARFTTFSAANSRVLLVHPDGSASFFARLPGAPLPLSGLGAGSALGDLDGDGTPELLTTSPELQPSPDTLRVFRTNGSDPTTHEPLWQGALPSGRALHVVTANLDGDKRREVVVGLTRPDGTGELFLLRQGAP, via the coding sequence GTGAGCCGGGCCCTCGCCGCCGCGCTGCTGCTGGCCGCGCTCCCCGCTCCGGCCGCCAACCCCCTCGCACCCCAGCCCGCTCCGGGCGCGCCCTCCACCCCGGCCGCCCCGGCCCTCGAGCGGCTCGCCCAGGCCGTGGCCGCGGACGTGCGCTCGGTGCAACCCGAGCCGCCCGTGGCCCTGCACCTGTCCGGCGGCGCTCCCGAGCTGCGGCGCGCCTTCGGGACGCTGCTCGCCTCGCGCCTCGCCTCCGCCCGGCTCGGCCCCGTGGTGCTGGAGGCGCCCTCCCCCGAGGCCGCCGAGGCGCTCGCCCGTGAGCAGGGAGCCCGCGCCCTGGTGCGCCTCACCCTGGGCGTGGAGGGCGGAGAGCTGCGCGCGCACGGCGACGTGTTCGGCACCTGGGTGAATTTCTGGTCCGGCCGCATGGCCACCCGCGCCCCCTCGCCCGGCGCGGCCCTCGCCCAGTCCGTGGAGGCCGATGCCGCGGCCCTCGCGCTCGCCGCCGTGGAGCCTCCGCGCACGCAGACGCCGCTCCCTGAGGAGCCGCGCCCCCTGCGCCTGCTGGGCGCCGTGCTCGCGCGCCTGCCCTCCCCGCCCGCCGCGCTCGCCGCAGGGGACCTCGATGGGGACGGCAAGGACGAGGTGGCCGCGCTCACCGAGCGCTCCGTCTTCGTCTTCGCCGCGGATGGACGCCTCGTCGCGGAGCGCTCGTTGGCGGCGCTGCCCCCCGGCCCCGCGCCCACGCGCGAGCCCTTCGGCGCGCTGGCCATCCTCTCCGGGCCGCCGCGCCTCGCCGCCTTCTCCACCCGCTTCGCCCAGGGCGAGGTGCTCGCGCTGGCGGGTGGCGCGCTGAACGTCGTGTCCAGGCTCGACGCGCCCCAGTTGGCTCCGGACGCGCGCGGCGGCTTCGTCCCGGGACAGACGGCCTTCGCCCCCGAGGTGCGGCTCGGCGGCACGGCGCTGCCCGGCGTGCCCGCGCGTTTCACCACCTTCAGCGCCGCCAACTCCCGCGTCCTGCTCGTCCACCCGGACGGCTCGGCCTCCTTCTTCGCGCGGCTCCCGGGCGCCCCCCTGCCGCTCTCCGGACTCGGCGCTGGCAGCGCACTCGGGGACCTGGACGGGGATGGGACGCCGGAGCTGCTCACCACCTCGCCCGAGCTCCAACCCTCGCCGGACACCCTGCGCGTCTTCAGGACCAACGGGAGCGATCCCACCACGCACGAGCCCCTCTGGCAGGGCGCCCTGCCCTCCGGCCGCGCCCTGCACGTGGTGACGGCCAACCTGGACGGGGACAAGCGCCGCGAGGTGGTGGTGGGCCTCACCCGGCCGGACGGCACCGGCGAGCTCTTCCTCCTCCGCCAGGGTGCGCCATGA